The genomic region CGCAGCGCCTCCGTCGCGGCGGATGGGCTTCCGACAGCGACTTCAAAAGCCACTCAACTACCTTGAAAAAAGGCAGCGTCAACGTCCTCCTGTCGCCGGCCAACGCCAGCGTTGCCGTCGTGGTGGTCGAACTCTACGGCGAGTGCCGCGACACGACCACCACCAAAGCCACCAAAGGCGACAGCGAAACCCTCAACCTCACATGAGGAGCTAGTTGCCTGCGCCCGTGTGCAGCTGGCGGGGCGTTTCGGATGACCGTCGCTTTCGGGGCGCGATGGAGGTGCCGTCCACGTTGGGCGGGTGTGGTGGCGGCGCTGGTTAGTCGTCGCTGGCCACGACCAACGCCAACTCGCCCGCGCCCCGGTCGATGATGACGACCTCGTGGAACCCGGCGTCGCTACCGACGACATCACCCCAGTCGTGCTGGGCGGTAGCGCGGATGTCCGGCAGGCGATAGATCACCGTGGCCCGCTGGATGCGGGCATAGACCTCGCGGTCCATCTCCTCGCGCTGGGCCTGCGGCCAAGACACGAAATGCCCGTCCCAGTCGCGGATCACGTGTTCAGCCCAGGTGCGGATCGCGGTGTCCACGTCGGCGGCGTCCGCGATGGTGAATGTCTCGGGGGTGATGGCGCTCAACCGGTACGGGCCGTGAATGGTTTTGGCGTCTGCAAATGTTGATGAGGCGTAGCTGTCGCGGTAGCGGACGTGAGCGATCATCAACGCCAACGCGGTCTGATCGTCCGCATCAGGGGGCAGGGTGAATAGCTTGATGTCGACCCATTGTCGGGTCACCGGCGGGTTGATGAAGATGGTGCGTTGGTACACCAACTGCTCTTCGGCAGTGGCGTGTGCGCTGGTCTCGGTCATGTGTTGTCACCTCACTTTCATCGCGCGGGGCGTTGATCGCGTGTTTCCTCAACTGTCCCATGACAATCCGACACGACGGACGGGAATAGCGGAGCTGACGGGCTTCGCGGCGGTCGGGTCAGTCGCGGACCAGTCTCAAACCGACGGGCTCCGGAACCTCCGCGACGAGGGTGTGCCGTGGCTGCGCCGGCCGCTCCACGCCGATCAGCGAACGCGGCACCGGGAATACGACCTCGTCAAGTGCACGAAGCGCATCCCGAGCGCGCTGCAATTGACCGTATGCCGTTGCCGCGCCGAGGAATTCGGGCTGGTGCTTGATCGGCTTCAGTCCGAACTGCTGCCAGTACATCGACAACGCCCGCTTGGCGGCGAGCTCGGCGTCCTTGCTGGCCGGCGGCTCTGCCGGCGCCGGGTGGAGTAGAACGATGGTGTCGGTTGGGCTGGCCATCCGCTCGACCAGCTCGGCCACCACCCATGCCCCTAATCCGTTGCCGCGCAGCGGTTCAGCCACTTCAATCGCGGTGACGATCAGGACCCGGTTGAAGGTCTCATTCTCGAACTGCTCCTGCACCGCTTCAGCGACGTCATCGCCCTCGAACAGGACCCCGAACAGCGCCGTGTCCTGGGACAGCGAGTCCAACAGTTCGGCGATCGGGTGCTGCCCGACGTTGATGACCACGAATTCGGCATGGCCGCCAACGACATCGGGTGCGTCCCACTCGGCGTTTCCGTGTTCGTCGAGGTAACCCAGCTCTAGATCCGCACGCCACGTGATCATCGCGTCGAACTGAGACTCACCAGTGCTGGTGTACTGAAGTCTCGGTCGGAACAACATGACGGCGTCGGTCATCGCGGAAGTCATTCCAAACACTCTTCCCGATCACAGCGGCGGGCGCGAACACCGACACCCATGCCCTACTGCGATTCGACGCGCCCGCCACCCAAAGTCGAGTCTTCGGCGAGTCAAAGCGCTGCGGCCGGTATGACGAAGGCCGCGCGCGTTACTGCAGCTAAGTGCCTCCGAGAGCCTTTCGCCTGCGTGGCAGCTATTCAGAAGGTCGAGGGTTGTACCGAGTCGGGGAACGGCCATGGTGCCATGGCGCGGCGGGAGGCGACGTGGTCGTCAGTGATCGTGACCTAGGCCAGGCCGATGACGTGCGGGTCGCTTCCGTCGGCGTTCTTCGGATGGAAGACGAGGATCGCGTCGAGGTGCACGTACCGTCGATGGATGGCGGCTGCGCGTTCTGTGGTGCGCCGGCGGGCGACGCCGGGGCCAATGTTGGCAACCTTGGGCGCGCCTCCGCTAGGTGACCGATGGTCGGTGGAGTGGAAGTTCGATGGTCAGCGGGCCTCTGTGATCGTCACCGGTGATGAGGTGATCGTGTTTTCCCGCAACGGTTCTGACGTGTCTGGCACCTTTCCGGAGCTATCGGCAGTCGGGGCGGCGGTGGGCGGCCGGTCCGTGGTGTTGGACGGTGAGATCGTGGCTCTCGATGGGGGCGGGCGGCCGTCGTTCACGCGGTTGCAGCGACGCTGGCCTCAGCAGCGTCGGCCGAGTGCGGAGTTGCTGCGTGCGGTGCCGGTGCGGTTGATGGCGTTCGATGTGTTGAGTGTCGATGGGCGTGACCTGACCGATGAGTCCCTTGAGCGGCGCCGCGAGGTGCTGGAGTCGTTGGTGGTCGAGGAGTCGTCGGTTTTCACGGTGCCGAAGGCGTTCGTTGGGGTGCCGGCGCCCGACATGCTGCAGATAGCCGGCCAACACGGCATGGAGGGTGTGGTGACCAAGGCGCTGGACTCGCCGTACCGGGAGGGCCGCTCACCGTGGTGGGTGAAGAGCCCCGTCCGGCAGACCGCCGAGCTGGTGGTCATCGCCTACGCCGGTCCACCGGGACATGTCCGGGCATTGCTCGTAGCTGGGCACAATGAGGCCGGGGTCTTGGAGGTAGCCGGCCAAGTGGGCACCGGGTTCAGTTCCGCGATGCGCCGCCAACTGGGCGGGCTGTTGGCGCCAATTGAACGCAACTCCCCCAGTGTGCCCAATGATGTTGCCGCGCAGGGGTGGCGGTGGGTCGAGCCGCTATACGTCGGCGAGGTCGCGTTTCGTGAATACGCCCCGGGGAGGGGTCTACGGCACGCTTCGTGGAAGGGTCTGCGCGAGGCTGATCCGAGCCAAGCGCGGCTGCCTGGGTGATCTCTCAGGGCTTGAAGCGTAGGTCTGGGTGGCCGGCTAGCTCGGCGGGGAAGTCGAGGTGCCAGTGGTTGGTGTCCCACATCTGAGCCAACCGGCCATCGGTCGTCACCGCGTAGATTGCTTTCTTGTTCTGGCCGATGTTGCGTACGAGTACTGCTGGGCTGCCTGCGAAGCGTAGGTCTGGGTGTCCGGCCGATTCGGCGGGGAAGTCGAGGTGCCAGTGGTTGGTGTCCCAGATTTGCGCCAGTCGACCGTCGGTCGTCACCGCGTAGATGGACTTCTTGTTGTGGTCCCAGTCGCGTGGGAAGACGGCTGGGCTGCCTGCGAAGCGTAGGTCCGGGTGTCCGGCTCGTTCGGCGGGAAAGTCGAGGTGCCATCCGTGGATGTCCCACAGCTGTGCCAGCCGGCCATCGGCGGTGATGACATGCAGCGATTTCCTGCCGCTGGTCAATGCGAAGGGGAATACGTCTGGGCTTGGGCTGAACCGCAAACCGGGATATCCGGCCAGCTCGGCGGGGAAATCCCACGCGTTGATCTGGACCAGCCGGTCATCGACAGAGACGGCGAATAGCCCGAGGAAGCCTGTGTATACGGGAGGGTCATCGCCTTGGCCTTCGCTCTCTGGCTGGTGTCCGTCGTCGCTGCCCTCTGACTGAGGGCCGCCGTGGGCCCCGCTGTCGGGCTGTGGTCCGGGGATGAGGCCGCCTGGGTAGAACCCGCTATATCCAACCACGCTGCCCGCGAAGCGGAACCCGGGGTGGGTTCGCTCTGCGGGGGCGGATACCTGCCACGGTCCGTTGGCGTTGGTGATCCATGTCAGTTGGCCGTCGCGGGTGAGGAGGTAGAGCTCTCTCTTGCCGGCGGTCATGTCCGTTGCTGCGGCCAACGGTGTTCCCTTGAAACGTAATTCGGGTCGCTCGGCTGCTTCGGCCGGGAAGTCGAGGTTCCACCGGTTGGTGTCCCAGATTTGTGCCAGCCGGCCTTGGTCGGTGACGGCGTAGAGGTACTTCTTGTTGTTGCCGATGTCTCGCATGACGATGCCGGGTGCGCCGCCGGCGAAGCGTAGGCGTTCGTAGCCGGCTAGTTCGGCGGGAAAGTCCAGGTGCCAGCCGTGGGTATCCCACATCTGAACCAATCGGCCCTCTGTGGTTACCGCGCATAGCGCCTTTTTGCTGCCGTCTTCCCGTAGGCCCCACACCCTGACGCTTGGACGTGCATCAGCCATCTGACCGCCCCCTCGTTAGGCGCTAGCGACAGAAGACGCTTAGCGCATCCGTCAATTTTCTTGATGGTACGGAGGATTTGGGTCGTGCATGGCGTATTCCGCGCAATATGGACTGGTCAGACGGCGGTTCCTGCATTCAGCACCCAGCCCACGAAAAATATTGGGTAGGCTCTGGTGATGGCCACCAAGAAAGCCGCGTCGGGCCGGGCGCGGTCCCGCCACGACGAGCGGCGGCGCGCGCACAAGAGTCGCGCCGCCTCAGAGGTGGCCGATGGCTGCGCCGACCTCCAGGAATTCGAGCGCGCAGCTGACAACGCGGCTGCCGTCCCGAGCAAGGCCCCGGCGGCGCGACCAACGGCCCGTGTTGCCGCCGATGACCCGCTGTCGACGCACCGCGTCGAGTACCTGGCCAGCATCTTCACTCGCGCCCAGTTGGCCCGCTGGATCGGTGTCAGCCCATCTCAGACCTCGCGGTGGGCGTCCGGTGCGGAACGGCCCGGCCCGGCCGCCGCGCCCGCCCTCATCGACCTTGAGCACGTCTACTCGCGCGCCCGCCTGGTGTGGGGTGAGGAGGCGGCCCGTATCTGGTTGGAGAGCGCTAACGCGTTCCTCGGCGGCGCCCGGCCCCTCGATGTCCTGCTGACTGACGGGCCTGCCCGCATTCTTGAGGCGTTGGACGCTGAAATGTGGGGCGGGGCAGCTTAAACGTGCTGGTGTATCGCGTCTTTCCGTATCTCGATACCGCGCAGCCTGGTCAGCCTGGCCACCCGCTCTACGAGCATCAGCCGCAGCGCGGCGGCCGCGCCGACCATCCCGACTACTACGTCTGGTACGTCGCCCGCCAGGCCGAGGCCGCGTGCGGCGAAACCTTCGGCAACTTCGCCCGATGGACGGACTCGATGCTCGAGTTCCCCGCGGTACCGGGCTCCCGCCGCGTGCTGGGCGTCTACGAGCTGCCCGATAGCTTGCGCATCTGTGACCTCGACGATCCGCACCGCCTCGTCGACCTGGGCCTGCGCCCGACGCAGGTGGTGGCCCGGAATCTGGCGGTCACATCCGGGTGGGCGCACCGCATCTGGTCCGAGACCTCCCCCGCCATTGAGGGCCGGAAGTGGCAGGGGGTGCAGTGGTGGTCGTTCCACCGGCCGCAGTGGACGGTCCTGGCCAGCTGGGAGCGGCCGGCGTTGGTCGATCTGCAGCCGTTGTCCTTGTCGCACCCTGCGATGGTGGCCGCCGCCACGAGCTTGAACCGGCTGCCGCTGTAACCAACTGGCCCACTTCACCCGCCCGTATACCGAAAGAGGAGCCCGTCGACATGAGCGAAACCAGTACTGCCGCAGAAGTTCTCGCCAACCTTGCCTGGGGTGCCGCGTGGGGTCTCGTCAAAGGTGGGGACTTGGATTCTCGCGGCGAAGTCGGTGATGCGGTCCTGCGGTTGCGGCTCGACATTCTCGACGCCGCTGCTTCCGCCGGGATTCACATTGACCTCGTCGAGCACGGCATCGGCGAGATCTACACGCGCGAAGACCTCGACGGCTAACCGATGCCCGGCAGTCTCGAAATCGTCATCGCCGCCGACGACATCGGGTTCCTGGCGTCGGTGTTTCGCGGTGAGATCGACGCCGACGACGTCGACCTGACCGACATCCACGGTATCGAGATCGGTTTGCAGCCTGAACTTTTCGAGCCCGATATCGACGGCGGTGAGGTACTGATCGAGGCGCGCACATCGCACCATCACCTGATGGGTGGGTGCGATGGCACGCTGGCTCGCAAGATCGCCGATTCCCTCGACGGGACGAGCGGTGTGCAGGTGCCGGTGATGCTGTCCTACTGCCTCTCGGGCGAGCCCGGTTCGCAGCAGTTCGAGGTGGCGGTGTTCTTCGTCGCTGAACGCTCCTCCGATTAGAGGCGCTTAGTCCGCTTGTTGGGATGGCTACAGTTATGGATCGCTCCGGCAAGCTCGTTCGGGAGTCGGCCCTTGATTGCACCTTTTGCAGGGGCGCTGGCCGACCATCCTCGGCGTCGTCAACTGGTTGGAATCAGAAGCACTACCGGCTCAGCGTCGTCCGGGGCCCGGTCTTCTTCGTCGTATCCGGAGTCTTCTTCGTCTACTTGGTTGTTTGTCGGGTAGATCTCACCTGTGTAGGTGGTGTCCGGTACGTACATGGCGTGCATAGCCGTTGCTATTGGCGAATGCCCGTTTCCTTCGGCGTCTTTCGACATTACGATCCGCCAATCACGCGGCTGGGTTAGTAGCCAGTCGACCAGTTCACCCACGGTGGTCACCTCGGCGTCAAGCGTGTCTCCAGCGGTCATAACCCAACTGTATCACTTTTGCTACAGTTGGTGATGTGGAAACCGCAGGTCTTCGCGAACTACGCCAGGACGCCTCCGACCTAGTCCGACGTGTCGAAGAGGCGGAAATCTAATCGCAGCAACCGCCCACGCCCATTCCGCCAAGCTCTATTCCCGCAACGCCAACGACTTTCACGGGCTCGACGACCTGATCGACGTTGTCGCCGTCTAGCCGCGGCGACGCTCCAGCCTGAGCGCCCGAAGTCCTTGGCCGGCTATTGCGGCTGCGGATCAGCGTCTATTCATTCGGTTGAAAGGCTGTACGTTTCCAGAACTTTCGCGAGCGTGGGGTTGTGGTCCGAACTCTGCACCGGGGCAGCTGGGACCGCACCGACAGTGTTCGACGCTGGCTTCGGCTCAGTGAAAATCAGGTGTGGAAAGTGGTTCCCACGATGGGTCGGTGAAGACCTCGAAGCCGTCAGGGACGTCGGCCGACAACGTTGCCAGCAGCCGCAGATGCCAGCCTGCTTCTGGGCCGTTGACGGCGCGTACCGTCACCCGGGCGGGCCCGTGTTCGGCGGCGCGGTGTACTTCGTCGACCAGCAGGTTCGGCATCCATCCCAGCGGCAGGTGCCCGGCCGTTGTTGTCAGGATCGCCTGCGGGTTGCTGCGGTTGGACGGCTCGTCGCATAGCCCGAGCTGGTCGCCCGGGCGTAGACCCGCGAGTGTGGTTTCGAGTTCATCGCGGGTGACCGTGACGAGGACGCCCCCGACTTCGATCGGGCGTTCGAGGATGTGGCGCATGCCGTGGACGAGGAAGTCGCATTCCAGGTGTCCGTCGCTGATGCGGGGCACTGGGAACAGTTGGATGGTGTCGCCTTGTCTGCGGCCGCCGGACCGGGCGATCTGTTCCCATGGCGAGGCGTCCTCCGGCAGTCCGAGGCGGTGGACCCAGCGCGTGAAATCGGGACGCCGGGGCGCCATCGCTCGTTGTGCGAACAGCGGGAACAGCCTGGTTGAGGTGTAGCACCACTCGAGATCAGGAAAACCGAGGAACGGCCGGAAACCAGGCACCGTCAGCGCGTTGCGGATGTAGCGGAACGTGTAGGTCTGGCCGTCGAAGCTGAGCAACCCTACCGGCGAAATCGACCGCTCAACCGGGTGCTGCCAGGTCACCACCAGCTCACGCACCACGGCGTCAGCCCGCAGGCCCGCCACCAGTGCGCTAGATGTCCCGGCTCGCATTGATCAGCCTTTCTCGATTGATTTTCAGTACTTCGAGAGCAAACGTACGACACGGGTCCGACAATTCCGGTACGCGATCGAGGACGGCTGCCGCGTCATCGTTGCTTACGGCCTCCAGTTTATCCAGCCAAAACCGCCTGACCAGGGGTCGACACATCTGGAGCGCCGCTATGGCGTGCTCGACGAGTGTTGGCGGGCCGATGGTCAGATCGTGCTCGAAGCGGTGCGCCGTGCCCTTGCGGGCCCATTGTTCGACGCCGCCGGCACGGCCCAGCCTGGCTGTGCATTCGGTTTCGCGGACGTTGTAGCCCAAACTGCTGGACTGGTCGTACGAGTCGGACAGGCGGAGTCGGTCGGGGCTGTCCGGTGGCGGCAGCAGAATGGCCCAGTTGTCGTCGTGCCGGTCGCGGTTGGCGATCCACGCATCCAGAACCATGTAGCCCGCGAACACGTCGAACGCGCCGAAATCGCCGGGAATCACGGGGCTCGGCGGCGGGTCGCAGACGGTCAGGGCGGCGGCGATCCGCTCCAGCGAGTGCCCGGCGCGGCCTTTGATCTGGCTCTGATAGTCGGGATCGGCGTCGGCCATCAGCAGTTTTCCGGACTGCAGATCCCAGCCCGGCGGCTGCAAGTCAAGCGACATCGAGCCGCGGCGACCGTCACGAACACCCAGCTCGACCCGGGCGCAGGGGACCCCGAGAGCACACGCGAGTTCGGTGCTCACCCTCTCGGCCCAGTCCTCCCCCTGCTGGACACCGTTTTTGACCACCGGAGGTTTGAACAGCCACCGCCGCGAGGTCACCGGGTCGATCAGCCACCACTTCTCTTCCTGGCCTTCGGTTTCGTCGCTGTAGACCTCCCACGCCGAGACCTCCCACACCTCGAACAGCGACGCCGGCACGCGCCGAAGGCTACCGGACCCTCACCCCGTTCGACCGTGGCTTCTTCGCCGACGGCGCCGCGGGTCAATCCAGACCGGTTACACCGTTCCGCCGAGGGTGGCCGGTATGCACCTGCTCCTAGTCGACTGGCGCAATGGCCGCGTAGTGAAGGTCAGGCCGGGACCATGCGTCCCTGGTTGACATGGTTGACGCCATTCGGTTGACGCAGTTGACGCACCGTCGGTACGCTTGAGCCTGAGATGGATCGAGGGAGTGATCGAGATGACTGACATCGCCGACTTCGAACGGCAGGTCATGCGCGTTCTGGGACCAAAGCTGCACGAGCGGCTTCAGCGCGCCAGCGACGCCGAACTGAGCATTGAGGACCTGTTCGGCGACCCTGAGCAGGTCGCCGAGAAGATGGCGGCCTCACTGCCTGCCAGCCACACCTACGACGACATCTCTGGCCCCTTCTACGACACTGCCGGCCTGGTGAAGTGGCTGGGCATCTCTCGGCAGGCCGTTCACCAGAAGGTCGCCAAGCATGCGCTGCTGGGGTGCCCCACCGCTGACGGCAGCACCCTGTTCCCCACCTGGCAGTTCCTGCCCAACGGCGCAACCATCCCCGCGCTTGCCGAGGTCCTGGCCGTCCTGGCCGAAGGCACCGACGACCCGTGGATGATCGCCCTCTGGATGCAGGCGCCATCGGCGCTGCTCGATGGGCATCGCGCGAGCGGCTGGTTGCGTCGGGGCGGCGATCCACAGCGGGTCCTGACCATGGCCCGCGACACCGCGGCCCGGTGGAAGGTATGAGCCGGCCGCGTCAGGAACGGGCTCTGGGTAGTCCGCCGGCAGACCTCGCAGGGTTTCCGAAGTGGCGGCTGCGTCCGAACTTCGTGTTGAGGCGGGCGCACCGCGCTGGCCTGTCCCCGTGGTGGTTTTCTTCCGATCTGTCGGGCCGGTTTGACCTGGTGAGCCCGTCCGGCACGTGCTATCTGGCAACGGACGTGAGCACGGCGCTGCGGGAGAGGTTCGGCCACGACTTGGTCGAGCAGGGCACGGTGTCGTTCAAGTTCGCCGCCCAGACGGAAGTGTCCGCGTTGATGGTGCCGGCCGGGCGGTGGGTTGCCGACTGTTGCCATGATGACGCTGCGCGGTTCGGTCTCACGCGCGAGCTGGGAACGTGCGCTCTCTACGAGCTGCCGCAGGGGTGGGCGATGGCACTGCACGGTGGCGGGCACCATGGTTTGCGTTATCAGACTCGGTTCACTACCGGTCCGCGTCCGAACGCGGTGGCGTTGTTCGATGACGGCGGGGTGCACGATTGGCCGGTCGATCCCGCGCCGCTGGGTGGGGTGCAGGCCTGCACCGATGCCGGAATTGAGGTCGCGGACCTGCCCACGCGGGCGCAGCTGCGGGTCATCGAGCCGCCCGAAGGCAAGTAGCGGCTCCGGCCGGTCCTCACGCCCAGGTATTCCACCGGATCGGGCGCCGTGGCGGTGGTTGAGTTCGGTGTCGACGGCCGCCGAGGCTGCTCGGACGTCAGTTCCAGGTCTTTGGGCCGAGCACGACGATCTGATTTTTGAGGTTGTTGAACTTCAGTAGCACAAAGTCCTGGGTGTCGCTCTGTTGATCGACCATCACTGTCGCCTGCTCGTCTCAGCATGTAGTCCTGAGTCTGGTCCGTTGCCTTTTGGTCCATTAGGCAGCCTCGCCTTGCGGTGAGGCGCTTCCATTGCTGGATTGAGGTTTCACAGCCACCTGCGCCGCCGAAGCGGTCGTCTTACGGTCGGCTCCACCCCTGTCGAAGCAGGCACTCTGCTCCGCTCGCGCTAGGCGCGCGAGGTTGATCGCGGCGTTGAGATCACGATCGATCACCAGGCCACAGTCGTTGTTGTCGCAGACATAGGTGCGTTCTGACAGGTTCAGCTTGGTTTTCACCGAACCGCAACCAGAACATGTCTTCGAGCTTGGATACCACCGGTCGGCCTTAACGTGAACTGACCCGTACCACGTTGTCTTGTAGGCGATCTGACGCAGAAACTCACCCAAACCAGCATCAGCGACCGCACGGTTCAAACCCCGTTTGCGGGCGCCGCCGGCGGCCATCATGTTCTTCACCGCGAGGGTCTCGGTACCGATCACCTCGAAGGACTGTGCGAGGTGGGTGGTCAGTTTGTGCAGCCGGTCGCGTCGCAGGTTGGCCACCCGCGTGTGCTGCGCAGCGATGAGCTGTTGTGTGCGGCGCCACGCGTTCGAGGGCTCACGCCTGGCTTTGGCAGCGGGGTCCCACGGCCCGAGTTGGCGGGATGCTTTGCGCTGCAACGCACGCAGCTGCCGCGAAGCGTGCCGCAGTTCGCGCGGAGCGTGCTGTCGCAACAGTTGGCGCCCGTCGGGGGTGGCCGCGACGATCAGGTCTTTGACACCGAGATCGACACCGATCACCGGTGCCAGCGCCTTGATGTGCGCGGGCCGTTGCGTGGTGCGTTCGACGACGCAGGTCAAACTCACCAGCCATCGCCCATGCTCGTGCCGCACGGTGGCTTTGAGGATCCGCGCGGTGCCCGCCTCAAGGCGGCGGGCGAGCTTGCGCGTTGACTCGTGGGTGCGCAGGCGGCCCAGCCGTGGCAGCGTCACGTGGTGGCGGTCCGGCTCGATGCGGATCGTTCCGGTGGTGAAGGCGAACGCTCGAGTTGACCTCTTGGACTTGAAGCCCGGGAACCCCATACGTGGGCCTTTGCGCGCCCCCGTGCGGGAGTCTCCCCAGTTCTTCAACGCCAGCGACAGGTTCTTAACGGCGTTGGCGTACACCTCTTTTGAGTTCTCCTGCCACCACGGCGTCCCGTCCTCGCGCACCGCGACGGTGTGCTTGCGGCGATTGAAGTCGTTGCGCAGCGATTGGAACGACCACGACAAGGTCGGAGTGAGATCAGTATCGGCGACACCGTAGGACCGTTCCGCATCCCGCTGGCCCAGGTTCGCCTTCACCGCGCGCAGCATCGTGTTGTAGGCGAACCTGGCTCCGCCAGCATGCGATTCCAACATCGCGGCTTGCGCCGCGCTAGGGTCCAGCGCGAACTGGTATGCCTGCAGCACCCACCCCTCAGGCACGGTGAACTTCTCGCCCATCACGCCACCTCGGCCCCGGCTT from Mycolicibacterium sp. TY81 harbors:
- a CDS encoding RNA ligase family protein, producing the protein MLATLGAPPLGDRWSVEWKFDGQRASVIVTGDEVIVFSRNGSDVSGTFPELSAVGAAVGGRSVVLDGEIVALDGGGRPSFTRLQRRWPQQRRPSAELLRAVPVRLMAFDVLSVDGRDLTDESLERRREVLESLVVEESSVFTVPKAFVGVPAPDMLQIAGQHGMEGVVTKALDSPYREGRSPWWVKSPVRQTAELVVIAYAGPPGHVRALLVAGHNEAGVLEVAGQVGTGFSSAMRRQLGGLLAPIERNSPSVPNDVAAQGWRWVEPLYVGEVAFREYAPGRGLRHASWKGLREADPSQARLPG
- a CDS encoding MbcA/ParS/Xre antitoxin family protein; the protein is MATKKAASGRARSRHDERRRAHKSRAASEVADGCADLQEFERAADNAAAVPSKAPAARPTARVAADDPLSTHRVEYLASIFTRAQLARWIGVSPSQTSRWASGAERPGPAAAPALIDLEHVYSRARLVWGEEAARIWLESANAFLGGARPLDVLLTDGPARILEALDAEMWGGAA
- a CDS encoding RES domain-containing protein, producing the protein MLVYRVFPYLDTAQPGQPGHPLYEHQPQRGGRADHPDYYVWYVARQAEAACGETFGNFARWTDSMLEFPAVPGSRRVLGVYELPDSLRICDLDDPHRLVDLGLRPTQVVARNLAVTSGWAHRIWSETSPAIEGRKWQGVQWWSFHRPQWTVLASWERPALVDLQPLSLSHPAMVAAATSLNRLPL
- a CDS encoding HipA domain-containing protein is translated as MPASLFEVWEVSAWEVYSDETEGQEEKWWLIDPVTSRRWLFKPPVVKNGVQQGEDWAERVSTELACALGVPCARVELGVRDGRRGSMSLDLQPPGWDLQSGKLLMADADPDYQSQIKGRAGHSLERIAAALTVCDPPPSPVIPGDFGAFDVFAGYMVLDAWIANRDRHDDNWAILLPPPDSPDRLRLSDSYDQSSSLGYNVRETECTARLGRAGGVEQWARKGTAHRFEHDLTIGPPTLVEHAIAALQMCRPLVRRFWLDKLEAVSNDDAAAVLDRVPELSDPCRTFALEVLKINRERLINASRDI
- a CDS encoding RES family NAD+ phosphorylase; its protein translation is MSRPRQERALGSPPADLAGFPKWRLRPNFVLRRAHRAGLSPWWFSSDLSGRFDLVSPSGTCYLATDVSTALRERFGHDLVEQGTVSFKFAAQTEVSALMVPAGRWVADCCHDDAARFGLTRELGTCALYELPQGWAMALHGGGHHGLRYQTRFTTGPRPNAVALFDDGGVHDWPVDPAPLGGVQACTDAGIEVADLPTRAQLRVIEPPEGK
- the tnpB gene encoding IS607 family element RNA-guided endonuclease TnpB, coding for MGEKFTVPEGWVLQAYQFALDPSAAQAAMLESHAGGARFAYNTMLRAVKANLGQRDAERSYGVADTDLTPTLSWSFQSLRNDFNRRKHTVAVREDGTPWWQENSKEVYANAVKNLSLALKNWGDSRTGARKGPRMGFPGFKSKRSTRAFAFTTGTIRIEPDRHHVTLPRLGRLRTHESTRKLARRLEAGTARILKATVRHEHGRWLVSLTCVVERTTQRPAHIKALAPVIGVDLGVKDLIVAATPDGRQLLRQHAPRELRHASRQLRALQRKASRQLGPWDPAAKARREPSNAWRRTQQLIAAQHTRVANLRRDRLHKLTTHLAQSFEVIGTETLAVKNMMAAGGARKRGLNRAVADAGLGEFLRQIAYKTTWYGSVHVKADRWYPSSKTCSGCGSVKTKLNLSERTYVCDNNDCGLVIDRDLNAAINLARLARAEQSACFDRGGADRKTTASAAQVAVKPQSSNGSASPQGEAA